The genomic interval CCAGTCACATCGTAACACTTGTCAAAAAAAGCTTGAAGTCTTATTAGAACAACGAGAAGATCTCTCTACGGCTATAGACACATTACTTGACGATATCGAAAAAGGAGACAAATACATGAAGGTCTATAAGCAAATGAAAATGTATAATGATGACGAGTTAAACCCTGTATTGCGGAATATTAAAAAATAAATTTTCTACTCAACCCTTTTTAGACGCTCTAGTAACGACTATGCATAACAACTCTGATCATATATTAGTTATTCGACTCTCAGCAATGGGAGACGTTGCTATGATTGCTCCAGTGGTCTATGCATTAGCAAAAAAATATCCACATCTTAAAATTTCTGTTTTATCAAAGTCTTTTTTTAAACCTATTGTAGAGACCATTCCTGGAGTACATTTTGTAACAGCAGAAGTAAAGACAACACATAAAGGAGTAAGCGGTATATGGAAACTATCTCGAGATCTTAAAAAACAAAAGATAACACACATCGCAGATCTTCATAATGTACTTAGGTCAAAAATGCTTCTTAAATTTATGGCGACTCCTGCTGTACAACTGGATAAAGGGCGTACAGAGAAAAAGGCACTTATAAGCGGAGAAAAGAAGCACTTCAAACAACTCAAGAATACCATAACGAGATATGCAGATGTTTTTGAGAAACTTGGGTATGCCATACCATCACCTATTGCGCTCCCAAGACCGCAGAGAAAAGATGCTGTAGCGAAGTTTACAAAAAAATGTAGAAGGAAGTGGTTAGGTATAGCCCCTTTTGCGGCTCACTTAGGGAAGCAGTACCCATTAAACTTAATGAAAGAAGTCATTAGAAAATTAGATGAGTCTGGAGAATGGGATCTTTTTTTATTTGGTTCACCAAGTGAAGTAGACACACTCAAAGATCTATGCTTTAGTCACGTCGATGTCCATATTGCTGCAGGAGCTTTAAGTTTTAGTGAACAAATTAATCTTATTGCCCATCTAGATGCTATGATTTCTATGGATAGCGGTAATGGACACTTAGCCGCAATGTTTGGTGTACCTACAGTCACACTTTGGGGAGTAACACATCCGTACGCAGGCTTTACGCCTTTTGCTCAAGAGAAAAACTGTATTCTATCAGATCGCACATTGTTTCCTGAAATACCTACAAGTATATTTGGTAATACACTTCCAGATGGGTATGAGGAAGTAATGAG from Dokdonia sp. Hel_I_53 carries:
- a CDS encoding glycosyltransferase family 9 protein → MHNNSDHILVIRLSAMGDVAMIAPVVYALAKKYPHLKISVLSKSFFKPIVETIPGVHFVTAEVKTTHKGVSGIWKLSRDLKKQKITHIADLHNVLRSKMLLKFMATPAVQLDKGRTEKKALISGEKKHFKQLKNTITRYADVFEKLGYAIPSPIALPRPQRKDAVAKFTKKCRRKWLGIAPFAAHLGKQYPLNLMKEVIRKLDESGEWDLFLFGSPSEVDTLKDLCFSHVDVHIAAGALSFSEQINLIAHLDAMISMDSGNGHLAAMFGVPTVTLWGVTHPYAGFTPFAQEKNCILSDRTLFPEIPTSIFGNTLPDGYEEVMRTITPEMIVEKISSLS